Proteins from one Desulfuromonadales bacterium genomic window:
- the rpmF gene encoding 50S ribosomal protein L32, whose product MAVPKKKTSKTRRDTRRAHDALTAPGVSICPQCKEPKQPHRVCPSCGTYKGREIISTEK is encoded by the coding sequence ATGGCGGTACCCAAGAAGAAAACTTCCAAGACCAGGCGCGATACGCGCCGTGCTCACGATGCGCTGACCGCTCCCGGCGTGTCCATATGCCCCCAGTGCAAGGAGCCCAAGCAGCCGCATCGCGTCTGCCCGAGCTGTGGCACGTACAAAGGCAGAGAAATCATCAGTACTGAAAAGTAA